The following proteins are encoded in a genomic region of Musa acuminata AAA Group cultivar baxijiao chromosome BXJ2-11, Cavendish_Baxijiao_AAA, whole genome shotgun sequence:
- the LOC103971831 gene encoding mRNA-decapping enzyme-like protein isoform X3 — MEPEGCRGIALRYQEECTAKISVHSHEPTEHSALKWSNVTARRKFTERFTELNISDNLVEDLLGDFEYEVQVPYLLYRNAAQEVNGIWFYNSHDCEDIANLFSRILNAYSKVPPKAKVSSKSEFEELEAVPTSSVIEGPLEPTTSSNAAPIPDVPDDPFANFFSNAVNIGNASNATTLAVQPTVDAATIPVTHHGPFVNPSVVPTFQPTSVIPALSTLLVAPSDTLESSSGNSNRATNLVKPSFFSPSLSSSALVTPPVSSLTLTAPPVYPPVTMQHPYGTPLLQPFPPPTPSASLTPAPIFGPVITRDKVRDALLRLVQNNEFIEIVYRELLNAHCP, encoded by the exons ATGG AGCCGGAAGGATGTCGAGGGATCGCTCTTCGTTATCAAGAG GAATGCACAGCCAAGATTTCAGTTCATAGTCATGAACCGACGGAACACAG TGCTTTGAAGTGGAGCAATGTTACAGCCAGAAGaaaattcacagagagattcacagAACTAAACATTTCTG ATAATCTGGTTGAGGATCTCTTAGGAGATTTTGAGTATGAAGTCCAAGTTCCATATCTTTTGTACCGAAATGCAGCTCAAGAAGTTAATGGTATATGGTTTTATAATTCACATGACTGTGAAGATATAGCAAACCTTTTCAGCAG GATACTTAATGCCTATTCCAAAGTACCTCCCAAGGCTAAGGTATCTTCTAAAAG TGAGTTTGAGGAACTTGAAGCTGTACCTACTTCATCAGTAATTGAAGGTCCTCTTGAGCCAACAACTTCATCTAATGCTGCACCAATTCCTGATGTTCCTGATGATCCATTTGCAAACTTTTTCAGT AATGCTGTGAACATTGGAAATGCATCAAATGCAACAACACTGGCAGTGCAACCAACTGTTGATGCAGCAACTATTCCtgtaactcatcatggaccatttgTCAATCCATCTGTGGTGCCAACTTTTCAGCCAACCTCTGTTATTCCAGCTTTGTCCACTCTTCTAGTGGCACCTTCGGATACCCTTGAATCTAGCAGTGGAAACAGCAACCGTGCTACAAATCTTGTGAAGCCATCGTTtttctctccatctctctcttctTCGGCATTGGTAACGCCTCCAGTGTCATCTTTGACTCTCACTGCTCCTCCAGTCTATCCCCCAGTTACAATGCAGCATCCGTATGGCACTCCATTACTTCAACCATTTCCACCACCTACGCCGTCTGCGTCCCTCACTCCTGCTCCAATATTTGGCCCAGTTATTACTAGAGACAAAGTCCGTGATGCACTTTTGAGGCTTGTGCAG AATAATGAGTTCATTGAGATTGTATACCGGGAGCTGCTAAATGCACATTGcccgtga
- the LOC103971831 gene encoding mRNA-decapping enzyme-like protein isoform X2: MTQSGKLMPNLDQKSTKALNLTVLQRIDPFVEEILMTATHVTFYEFNIELNQWSRKDVEGSLFVIKRNAQPRFQFIVMNRRNTDNLVEDLLGDFEYEVQVPYLLYRNAAQEVNGIWFYNSHDCEDIANLFSRILNAYSKVPPKAKVSSKSEFEELEAVPTSSVIEGPLEPTTSSNAAPIPDVPDDPFANFFSNAVNIGNASNATTLAVQPTVDAATIPVTHHGPFVNPSVVPTFQPTSVIPALSTLLVAPSDTLESSSGNSNRATNLVKPSFFSPSLSSSALVTPPVSSLTLTAPPVYPPVTMQHPYGTPLLQPFPPPTPSASLTPAPIFGPVITRDKVRDALLRLVQNNEFIEIVYRELLNAHCP; encoded by the exons ATGACGCAGAGCGGGAAGTTAATGCCCAACCTCGATCAGAAGAGCACCAAGGCCTTGAACCTCACCGTCCTCCAGCGGATCGATCCCTTCGTGGAAGAGATCCTCATGACCGCCACCCACGTCACCTTCTACGAGTTCAACATCGAGCTCAATCAATGG AGCCGGAAGGATGTCGAGGGATCGCTCTTCGTTATCAAGAG GAATGCACAGCCAAGATTTCAGTTCATAGTCATGAACCGACGGAACACAG ATAATCTGGTTGAGGATCTCTTAGGAGATTTTGAGTATGAAGTCCAAGTTCCATATCTTTTGTACCGAAATGCAGCTCAAGAAGTTAATGGTATATGGTTTTATAATTCACATGACTGTGAAGATATAGCAAACCTTTTCAGCAG GATACTTAATGCCTATTCCAAAGTACCTCCCAAGGCTAAGGTATCTTCTAAAAG TGAGTTTGAGGAACTTGAAGCTGTACCTACTTCATCAGTAATTGAAGGTCCTCTTGAGCCAACAACTTCATCTAATGCTGCACCAATTCCTGATGTTCCTGATGATCCATTTGCAAACTTTTTCAGT AATGCTGTGAACATTGGAAATGCATCAAATGCAACAACACTGGCAGTGCAACCAACTGTTGATGCAGCAACTATTCCtgtaactcatcatggaccatttgTCAATCCATCTGTGGTGCCAACTTTTCAGCCAACCTCTGTTATTCCAGCTTTGTCCACTCTTCTAGTGGCACCTTCGGATACCCTTGAATCTAGCAGTGGAAACAGCAACCGTGCTACAAATCTTGTGAAGCCATCGTTtttctctccatctctctcttctTCGGCATTGGTAACGCCTCCAGTGTCATCTTTGACTCTCACTGCTCCTCCAGTCTATCCCCCAGTTACAATGCAGCATCCGTATGGCACTCCATTACTTCAACCATTTCCACCACCTACGCCGTCTGCGTCCCTCACTCCTGCTCCAATATTTGGCCCAGTTATTACTAGAGACAAAGTCCGTGATGCACTTTTGAGGCTTGTGCAG AATAATGAGTTCATTGAGATTGTATACCGGGAGCTGCTAAATGCACATTGcccgtga
- the LOC103971831 gene encoding mRNA-decapping enzyme-like protein isoform X1, whose translation MTQSGKLMPNLDQKSTKALNLTVLQRIDPFVEEILMTATHVTFYEFNIELNQWSRKDVEGSLFVIKRNAQPRFQFIVMNRRNTASSVIEFLCWTTLISFFSTFLVQCFEVEQCYSQKKIHREIHRTKHFWLLWDNLVEDLLGDFEYEVQVPYLLYRNAAQEVNGIWFYNSHDCEDIANLFSRILNAYSKVPPKAKVSSKSEFEELEAVPTSSVIEGPLEPTTSSNAAPIPDVPDDPFANFFSNAVNIGNASNATTLAVQPTVDAATIPVTHHGPFVNPSVVPTFQPTSVIPALSTLLVAPSDTLESSSGNSNRATNLVKPSFFSPSLSSSALVTPPVSSLTLTAPPVYPPVTMQHPYGTPLLQPFPPPTPSASLTPAPIFGPVITRDKVRDALLRLVQNNEFIEIVYRELLNAHCP comes from the exons ATGACGCAGAGCGGGAAGTTAATGCCCAACCTCGATCAGAAGAGCACCAAGGCCTTGAACCTCACCGTCCTCCAGCGGATCGATCCCTTCGTGGAAGAGATCCTCATGACCGCCACCCACGTCACCTTCTACGAGTTCAACATCGAGCTCAATCAATGG AGCCGGAAGGATGTCGAGGGATCGCTCTTCGTTATCAAGAG GAATGCACAGCCAAGATTTCAGTTCATAGTCATGAACCGACGGAACACAG CAAGCAGTGTAATTGAGTTTCTTTGTTGGACCACATTAATCTCGTTTT TCTCTACATTTCTTGTGCAGTGCTTTGAAGTGGAGCAATGTTACAGCCAGAAGaaaattcacagagagattcacagAACTAAACATTTCTGGTTGTTGTGGG ATAATCTGGTTGAGGATCTCTTAGGAGATTTTGAGTATGAAGTCCAAGTTCCATATCTTTTGTACCGAAATGCAGCTCAAGAAGTTAATGGTATATGGTTTTATAATTCACATGACTGTGAAGATATAGCAAACCTTTTCAGCAG GATACTTAATGCCTATTCCAAAGTACCTCCCAAGGCTAAGGTATCTTCTAAAAG TGAGTTTGAGGAACTTGAAGCTGTACCTACTTCATCAGTAATTGAAGGTCCTCTTGAGCCAACAACTTCATCTAATGCTGCACCAATTCCTGATGTTCCTGATGATCCATTTGCAAACTTTTTCAGT AATGCTGTGAACATTGGAAATGCATCAAATGCAACAACACTGGCAGTGCAACCAACTGTTGATGCAGCAACTATTCCtgtaactcatcatggaccatttgTCAATCCATCTGTGGTGCCAACTTTTCAGCCAACCTCTGTTATTCCAGCTTTGTCCACTCTTCTAGTGGCACCTTCGGATACCCTTGAATCTAGCAGTGGAAACAGCAACCGTGCTACAAATCTTGTGAAGCCATCGTTtttctctccatctctctcttctTCGGCATTGGTAACGCCTCCAGTGTCATCTTTGACTCTCACTGCTCCTCCAGTCTATCCCCCAGTTACAATGCAGCATCCGTATGGCACTCCATTACTTCAACCATTTCCACCACCTACGCCGTCTGCGTCCCTCACTCCTGCTCCAATATTTGGCCCAGTTATTACTAGAGACAAAGTCCGTGATGCACTTTTGAGGCTTGTGCAG AATAATGAGTTCATTGAGATTGTATACCGGGAGCTGCTAAATGCACATTGcccgtga
- the LOC135627207 gene encoding uncharacterized protein At2g27730, mitochondrial-like, translating into MAARIAARYVARRLSSGGKVLSEEEKAAENVYIKKIEQEKLAKLAHKGPKPGEQTPAKPETPAADVKPGTPPGSSTASVSTDKNRNYAVLAGTVAAVCGLGWYLLSKPKKSEEAID; encoded by the exons ATGGCGGCGAGGATCGCCGCGAGGTACGTCGCTCGGAGGCTCTCCTCCGGCGGCAAGGTCCTCAGCGAGGAGGAGAAGGCAGCGGAGAACGTTTACATCAAG AAAATCGAGCAAGAAAAGTTAGCGAAGCTTGCGCATAAG GGACCGAAACCAGGAGAGCAAACCCCAGCAAAACCAGAAACTCCAGCAGCTGATGTGAAGCCCGGCACACCTCCAGGGTCATCAACAGCTAGTGTTTCAACTGACAAGAACCGCAACTATGCCGTTCTTGCTGGGACAGTTGCAGCTGTTTGTGGTCTCGGTTGGTATCTCTTGTCCAAACCAAAGAAATCTGAAGAAGCTATCGACTGA
- the LOC135627441 gene encoding iron-sulfur assembly protein IscA-like 2, mitochondrial isoform X1, with amino-acid sequence MSRYALQRMAPLLHGRMQLRWYPRPLSSAAEQPSTDAVHMTDNCIRRLKELHTTGSSNEGKMLRLGVETGGCSGFQYVFCLDDKKNEDDRVFDKDGVKLVVDNVSYDFVKGATVDYVEELIRSAFLVVANPSAVGGCSCKSSFMVK; translated from the exons ATGTCGAGGTACGCGTTGCAGCGTATGGCGCCGTTGCTCCACGGCCGGATGCAGCTACGGTGGTACCCAAGACCGCTGAGCTCCGCCGCGGAGCAACCGTCCACTGACGCGGTCCACATGACGGATAATTGCATCCGA AGACTGAAGGAGTTGCATACCACGGGATCGTCAAATGAAGGCAAGATGCTGCGGTTAGGTGTGGAAACTGGTGGATGCTCTGGATTTCAATACGTCTTTTGCCTAGACGATAAGAAAAATGAAGATGATAG ggtttttgataaggatggcgtTAAGTTGGTGGTGGACAATGTCTCCTATGATTTTGTCAAAGGTGCTACTGTTGATTATGTCGAGGAATTGATCCGTTCGGCATTCCTG GTAGTAGCAAATCCAAGTGCAGTTGGGGGTTGCAGCTGTAAAAGCTCCTTTATGGTCAAATAG
- the LOC135627441 gene encoding iron-sulfur assembly protein IscA-like 2, mitochondrial isoform X2 — translation MSRYALQRMAPLLHGRMQLRWYPRPLSSAAEQPSTDAVHMTDNCIRELHTTGSSNEGKMLRLGVETGGCSGFQYVFCLDDKKNEDDRVFDKDGVKLVVDNVSYDFVKGATVDYVEELIRSAFLVVANPSAVGGCSCKSSFMVK, via the exons ATGTCGAGGTACGCGTTGCAGCGTATGGCGCCGTTGCTCCACGGCCGGATGCAGCTACGGTGGTACCCAAGACCGCTGAGCTCCGCCGCGGAGCAACCGTCCACTGACGCGGTCCACATGACGGATAATTGCATCCGA GAGTTGCATACCACGGGATCGTCAAATGAAGGCAAGATGCTGCGGTTAGGTGTGGAAACTGGTGGATGCTCTGGATTTCAATACGTCTTTTGCCTAGACGATAAGAAAAATGAAGATGATAG ggtttttgataaggatggcgtTAAGTTGGTGGTGGACAATGTCTCCTATGATTTTGTCAAAGGTGCTACTGTTGATTATGTCGAGGAATTGATCCGTTCGGCATTCCTG GTAGTAGCAAATCCAAGTGCAGTTGGGGGTTGCAGCTGTAAAAGCTCCTTTATGGTCAAATAG
- the LOC103971835 gene encoding F-box/LRR-repeat protein At1g67190: MEHLPVEVIGNILSHIGTARDVVVASATCRKWREACRKHLHTLSFRSDDWPRDITTRQLEILITQTIFQTMGLQCLSIHMDNAHEFAAAPVIAWLMYTRETLRSLSYNVRTTPNVNILEKCGRQKLEALDLDHNSITGVEPSYQRLTCLKSLSLRHVSISALDLSLLLAACPRIESLTLDALEIVTSDSQSSMELSSQTLKCLYAKSIGVDKIILEADNLESLHLNALNLDFFELIGKGTLKHLKIDDVSVTHLDIGESMDHLQVVDVSNFMIMWPKFYQMISRASKLRKLRLWGVVFDDEDEVIDSESIAVSFPQLKHLSLSYEIRDGLLHYGLQGSSPLENVDVLELGWTVISEHFGHWVFGIIERCPNLKKLVIHGALSETKTREERQMLANFTSFIVCLMRKYIQVDVQFEYE; this comes from the coding sequence ATGGAGCACCTCCCTGTGGAAGTCATCGGTAATATACTTTCTCATATTGGAACTGCTAGGGATGTCGTTGTTGCTTCCGCCACTTGCCGGAAATGGAGAGAAGCCTGCAGGAAACACCTTCATACCCTTTCTTTCAGGTCAGATGATTGGCCCCGTGATATCACAACCAGGCAGCTGGAGATTCTCATAACACAGACTATATTCCAAACGATGGGATTGCAGTGTCTTTCAATTCATATGGACAATGCACATGAGTTTGCTGCTGCTCCAGTTATTGCGTGGCTTATGTACACCAGGGAAACATTACGGAGCCTATCATATAATGTTCGCACGACGCCAAATGTGAACATTTTAGAGAAATGTGGTCGACAGAAGCTGGAGGCTTTGGATTTGGATCATAATTCTATCACTGGGGTTGAACCAAGTTATCAGAGACTTACTTGCCTCAAATCCCTTTCTCTAAGACATGTTAGTATCTCTGCCTTGGATCTGAGCCTCTTGTTAGCTGCCTGTCCAAGGATAGAGTCTTTGACTCTTGATGCTCTAGAAATTGTCACTTCAGATTCTCAGTCTTCGATGGAGCTGAGCAGTCAAACGTTGAAGtgcttatatgccaaatcaataggtGTGGATAAGATTATTCTGGAGGCAGATAATCTTGAGAGCTTGCACCTAAATGCCCTAAACCTTGATTTTTTCGAGCTTATTGGAAAAGGTACTTTAAAGCATTTGAAGATTGATGATGTTAGTGTCACTCATTTGGATATTGGTGAGAGCATGGACCATCTACAGGTTGTAGACGTTAGTAACTTCATGATCATGTGGCCCAAATTCTACCAAATGATATCTAGAGCATCTAAACTGAGAAAACTCAGGCTCTGGGGAGTAGTGTTTGATGATGAGGATGAGGTTATTGATTCAGAATCTATTGCTGTTTCATTCCCACAGCTTAAGCACCTCTCGTTAAGTTATGAGATAAGGGATGGACTGCTCCATTATGGATTACAAGGCTCCTCACCATTGGAAAATGTGGACGTACTAGAACTGGGATGGACTGTAATAAGCGAGCATTTTGGACATTGGGTTTTTGGGATAATTGAAAGATGCCCAAACCTCAAGAAATTAGTCATCCATGGTGCCCTTTCTGAGACTAAAACTCGCGAAGAACGTCAGATGTTGGCCAATTTTACCTCATTTATAGTTTGTCTTATGAGGAAATATATTCAGGTCGATGTGCAGTTTGAGTATGAGTGA